GGCCGTTGACGATGCCGAAGGACTCGTTCAACACCTTGGCCACCGGCGCCAGGCAGTTGGTGGTGCAGGACGCGTTGCTGATCACGTGGTGCTTGCTGGCATCGTAGATCTCGGTGTTGATGCCGATGCACATCGTCGCGTCGACGGCGCCCTTGGCCGGCGCGCTGATGATCACCTTCTTGGCGCCGGCTGCGAGGTGGAGCGCTGCGGCGTCACGCTTGACGAAGCGGCCGGTGCACTCGAGCACCACGTCGATCTCCAGCTCCTTCCAGGGGAGCTTCGCGGGATCCCGCTCGGCCAGGCTGCGCACCTTGTTGCCGTTGATCAGCAGGTAGCCATCCTCGGCCGTGACGCTGCCGGGAAAGGCGCGATGGACCGAGTCGTACTTCAGCAGGTGCGCCAGCGTGGCGTCGTCGGTCAGATCGTTGACGGCGACGAGCTGGATGTCTGCGTCCTTCTTCTGCTCGGCGATGCGGGTGACGCAGCGACCGATGCGACCGAAGCCATTGATTGCGACGCGAACTGCCATGGGAAGGACTCCTTTTTATGATGGGCGCGTTGCCGCGCCTCAAAGAACGATGACTCCACGAGCGATGGCCCCTGCGAGGGAATGCCCTGTGAGCGATTGCCCTGTGAGCGATTGCCCTCTGAGCGATTGCCCTGCGGGGTGCCCTACCGGCCAATTGCTTGATCGAAGGGGCGACGAACGGTGCGGAACTTACCCACCCGCCAGCCGCTTTGCAACTGGGAAGTTTGCCGCGCTGCAACTGCGAAGTGATCGAGCTCGGATCGATCGCAGGGGCCTGGTGGCGGGCCTCGGCGCGCTGCCTCGGGGCGGAGCGGGAGCGGGCGTCAAGGTCGGAGGGGGGCGGAAGGATTCGGCCCCCCTCCGCAGCTGGCGGCGGCCTAGCTCGCGGCTGGGCGCGGCTCGTTCTGGTCGCGGAGATCGGTGGTCACGAGTCCGATCAGTTCGGAGCTAATGGAGACGATGTCGCGGCTGTCGAAGCCGTTCTGCTTGAGCTCGCGAAAGATTGATCGCGCGAGGATCTGCAGCGACTTGGCATTGTGCTGCTTGGTCTGCGCTGAAGTCACGATGATCTCGCCCATGGATGTATCACTTCCCTCTGCGGCAGCTTGAGGCGCGGCTTGGACGGTGGCGTCCGGGGCACGCTGGTCGCGGACTTGGCGACCAATGGAAGCCTCTGTTGTGAATCGCAGCGTTTTTAAGCACACTTCGTGCCATCCGATGATTCGCGTGATTGCAAGGGTTTGCGATGGTCGTCGCGCTGGGAGGTGTATAACCCTCAACGCACGTGTCGGCCTAAGTCCCATCAAGTGCGAAGGGCGCTGCGCAGCTCTGGGCCTGGGGAGATCTCGCGCCAGGCTCGCGCTTGGCTCGCGCCAGGCTCGCACCAGGCCCGCGTGAGGTGCCGCGCTAGGTGCGTGGGATCAGTCGATTGAGGAAGTCCTGCAGCAACCGGGCGTGGGCCGGCTGGATCGGCGCGAAACGCACCCCGCCTTCGTAGCCACCGCGCTCCAGCGGCGCGATCCAGATCAGCTGGCCGTGGACCTCGAGCGCGCCCACGGTGGCGTCCTCGATGCCGTCCTCGACGAGGAACATGCTGATCGCGATCAGGGTCTGCGCCTCGACGGGTCGGTCGAGCTCGAGTCCAACGCCGCCCATGCTGAGGTTCTTGGCCCAGGCGCCGAAGGTCTCCTGGCCGGTGTTGACCTCGGCCGCGAGCCGTGTCGGGAAGCGTTGATGTTCACGCTGCTGCTCGGTCATCGCGCGGCCTCTCCTCTGGCTGATGCCCGCGCCTCGCGCCCGCCGGTGTTGCCAGCGATGCGCGACGCTACGGCCATTATCTCCGGTTCCCGGCGGAGGGGAACAACTGATCACCGCAGAGCGCCGCCAGCAGCGCGCCGGCGCGGTTGAAGCGGGCGACCGCCCGCGCTTCGCCTTCGGGGTCGCCTGTCGCTGCGCGCAGCGTCGCGCGCAGTCGCCTGCGCTCCGCATAGAGCTCCACCACGCGGGCGGCCAGCGTGCGTCGTGCTGACTCGAGCTCCGCCAGCGCGCGCTGCACCTGCAGCTCTCGCTCGGCGAAGCAGATCGCGCCGAGCTCCCAGCTCAACGCCAGATCGACGCGCCAACCGACGCGCGCGCTGGCGTCGAAGCGGTCGGGAACCTCGCTGCGTAGATCGACATATTGGGCCAAGCCGCGCGCGTGCTGCAGGCGCGCCGTCAGGCGCGGCAGGGTCGCGGCCCAGCGGGCGCGCTGGCGCCACGAGAGCGTTGCCGCGGGGGGAAGATCGGCGCGCCCGAGGGCGGCCGCGATCGCTCGGGGCAGGGGAGGATCGTCGGCTGTCGTCAGCACCTCGGCGGCGCTTTCGCCCCAGTCTTGCGCGGGCGACGCGGAGGCCGCGACCACGACCGTCAGCGCGACCCCAAGGGCGAGCTGACGCCGCAGCGGCGGCAGCCGGGACCGGTTGCCCTCTGGACTCTGCGGATCACGTCTCCACGGTGTCGGCTGCATGCCCGCCGGCAAAGCATGGGGCGTGCCGAGATCCGGAGGGCGCGGCGCCGCTCTGCTTTCGCGCTCTTCGCCGAGAACACCCGGCCGCGATCCGGGCTACCGGCGCCGGCCGATCCGGTGGGACGGCGGAGCGCGGGGCAGGGAGAGCCTTCAGCCGCCGCGCTCGCGCCGCGCGGCCGCCGCGGCGATGATTTGCCGCGCCCGCGCCACGAACCCGTGGAAGGCCAGGGGCTTGTTGGCGAAGTCTGCCGCGCCCCCCTGAATCGCACGCTGGCGCAGGAGGGGGTCGCTGCTGTGCGAGACGATCATCATCGGTATCGACCCCACCCCGGGCTCGCCGCGCAAGCGCTGCAAGAACTCGATGCCGTCCACCGGATCGACCTCGGCCTCGCAGATGATCAGGTCGAAGGGGTGGGTCAGCACCTCGCGGGCCGCCTGCGCTGTGTTGGTCGTGAGCGCCACGGCCAGCCCCGCGGCGACCAGGCGACTCTGCAGCACGCGGCCGCCTTCGGCGTCGGGATCGACCACCAGCACCGAGCATCGAAGCCCGGCCGCCGTGGCCACCGAGGCCTCCTCGTCCAGCGTTTGCTCGAGCACGTCGAGCGCGCGCGCGGCGAGGGCCCCCCGCGCCGCCGCTGCCCGCAGGCGAGTCCGGGCGGCCGCGGCGTTCGGGGCGCAGCCTTCGCTCGTCTCTGGATTGCCGAGCACGTCGAGGTAGCAGTCCGCCGCCGCGAGCAGGGTCGCCGCCAGCGGAAGCTGCTCACCACGAAGGGTGCCCGGCACGCCGCGTCCATCGGGCCGCTCGTAGAGCGCGCCGAGGATCAGCAGCACATCGCGCGGCAACTTGCTGCGCCCGAGCAGATGCAGCGGATAGGTGTGGACCCGCTGAGCGGTGCGGCGCGCCTCGACCGAGGACTCGAGCAGGAGCGCTGTCAGATGCGGCGTGGCGGGTTTGCCGAGCTCATGCAAGAGGGCGGCGAGGTAGAGTTCCCAGGCGCGCCGCGGGCCGAGGCCGGCGGTCACCGCGAGGGCGCGCGCGAGCTGGGCGACGCGCAGCGAATGACCCTGGCGCCACCCTCGCTCGAGCTCCAGCAGCCCGACGAGCGCCGCCGCTGTTTCAGCCCACGCATCGCGTTCCGCGCCGCGATCCGCGCCGCTGGTCACGGCGATGCGTGCCAGCGCCACGGGGGGCGCGCCCGTGCTGGGTGGCGCCGAGGCGACTGAGGCGACAGGGGGGGCGACCGCGGCGGGCGCCGCCTCTGCTACCGCCGGGCGCGCGGCGTCGGCGCCGGCCAAGCCCTCGGTTGGCGAGGCGATCGCGATCGGCTCCGAAGCGCCGGAATCCGGCGCTTCAGCCGCCGC
The Pseudomonadota bacterium DNA segment above includes these coding regions:
- the gap gene encoding type I glyceraldehyde-3-phosphate dehydrogenase, whose translation is MAVRVAINGFGRIGRCVTRIAEQKKDADIQLVAVNDLTDDATLAHLLKYDSVHRAFPGSVTAEDGYLLINGNKVRSLAERDPAKLPWKELEIDVVLECTGRFVKRDAAALHLAAGAKKVIISAPAKGAVDATMCIGINTEIYDASKHHVISNASCTTNCLAPVAKVLNESFGIVNGLMMTIHAYTGDQVVLDAPHSDLRRARASALSMIPTTTGAAKAIGLVLPELAGKLDGIAVRVPTPDVSLVDLTVNLAKATTKEEINAALRTAAAGSLKGILAAVDEPLVSIDYTGSHFSSSVDLPSTMVSAGTTAKVLAWYDNEIGYAARLWELCQLVAGKL
- a CDS encoding PilZ domain-containing protein, whose product is MTEQQREHQRFPTRLAAEVNTGQETFGAWAKNLSMGGVGLELDRPVEAQTLIAISMFLVEDGIEDATVGALEVHGQLIWIAPLERGGYEGGVRFAPIQPAHARLLQDFLNRLIPRT
- a CDS encoding response regulator, producing the protein MIDAGWLALELQRRGLVAEPQVLAAQAAGAEDFGLALLQSGAIVEDDLLRFLGLHFQTQYVTTEKLSQAQVPAALLAMVPATLCEQLAFVPIRHDAERSLLSVIAGDPSDPRLVPALQQATGATCIVAYVALAHAVEAARKKWYAGDADAFARVASAVGRSYTHLLDIYDQRAIDFGSSGERGDDDSDLELATVDAPISGAADQAPPPLGPEIDLTEDAFTVASAPRPAAPTTAATAQPAAPPAPPPAAAEAPDSGASEPIAIASPTEGLAGADAARPAVAEAAPAAVAPPVASVASAPPSTGAPPVALARIAVTSGADRGAERDAWAETAAALVGLLELERGWRQGHSLRVAQLARALAVTAGLGPRRAWELYLAALLHELGKPATPHLTALLLESSVEARRTAQRVHTYPLHLLGRSKLPRDVLLILGALYERPDGRGVPGTLRGEQLPLAATLLAAADCYLDVLGNPETSEGCAPNAAAARTRLRAAAARGALAARALDVLEQTLDEEASVATAAGLRCSVLVVDPDAEGGRVLQSRLVAAGLAVALTTNTAQAAREVLTHPFDLIICEAEVDPVDGIEFLQRLRGEPGVGSIPMMIVSHSSDPLLRQRAIQGGAADFANKPLAFHGFVARARQIIAAAAARRERGG